The genomic interval CCATGAAATTTATATCTTCTGGTTTTACTTTTTCAGCGGCAATAACAAGGTCTCCCTCATTTTCTCTGTTCTCATCATCAACAACAATAACAAATTTCCCTTCTCTTATATCCTCAATTGCTTCTTCAATACTTGAAAAAATTTTTTCTTCCATTTTATTATTTTACCACATTTTTATAAAAGAATTTATAGCAAAAGTTCAAAATCTCCCCTTATCCAGTTTTGTCTGTTAAAAATTCCATTTATAAAATCCCCCCTCACCCCCACCTTCTCCCCATAGGGGAGAGGCTCGCCCGTAGGGCTACGCCCGAGGGGAAAGGGTGAGGGGAAAATATTTACTCTATATCCGTTGTCAAATTGGTATTAATCTCTTTAAAAAGCGATTTTTTTACTTCCTGAATTTCTTTTTTAAATTTTTCAACTTTGTTAAAATACCCTGATTTTTCATAGTGGAGGAGAAGGTAGGGATGGATTTTTATTTATTGTCTCTCTGTGCCTTTGTGCTTTGAATTCATTTCTTATCCGCCACACTACGAGTCGGACACTAAAATAAGCACCTTGAAATTTTTGGACTTTGTGCCTTAACTCTTTTTATCTCGCTACTTTCTACTCTCTGCCTTCTACTTCAAAGAGTACCTGTTAAAGGAATTTAACTTTTCCTGTCTGTAAGTAAAAACCAGTATGAAAAAAGTTCTTTTTCTATTTTATCTGAATTCTTGAATTTCTTTTTAATTATGTTATAAAATTCTTTATTATGTTTTCTGTAAATTCTATGTAGTACTTCATGGAAAACAATATACCTAACAAATCTTGTAGGAAGAAACATCAATAATTTATTGATAGTTAAATTCCCATCATAACTACAACTTCCCCATTTTGTTTTCATCTTTCTAAAAAATATTTTATTTACATTGACAGTTAAGTCACTTGAATATTCTTTCGCAATTTTTTCTACTTTTTTAGTAAAAATTTTCTTATCTACCTTTGACTTTAACTCTAACTTTTTTGCTTCTTTTAATGTCTCTTCAATAAAACAAAATTTTTTAAAAACCCATTCCTTATGTTTTTCCAGCAATTGTTCTTCCCCATAATAATTTTCAGGTAATATGACAGATAAATTTCCTGTTTTGAATTCTAAACGAGGATACTTAACTTTCCTATAGACCTTTTTGTATGGTATTTTTTTATCCTTTATTTTTATCGTTTCCATATTTTATCTTCCCTTAACCACTTCATATTTAAGTAGA from bacterium carries:
- a CDS encoding M48 family metallopeptidase yields the protein METIKIKDKKIPYKKVYRKVKYPRLEFKTGNLSVILPENYYGEEQLLEKHKEWVFKKFCFIEETLKEAKKLELKSKVDKKIFTKKVEKIAKEYSSDLTVNVNKIFFRKMKTKWGSCSYDGNLTINKLLMFLPTRFVRYIVFHEVLHRIYRKHNKEFYNIIKKKFKNSDKIEKELFSYWFLLTDRKS